The following nucleotide sequence is from Methylocella tundrae.
TTATAGGACCAGACGACGCTGACCACGGGAATATCGATTTCGGGGAAAATGTCGATCGGCATGCGGAGCGCCGCGCCGGCGCCCAGGATACAGATGAGCATTAGACTTGCGGCGACGGTGTAGGGCTTTTTGAGAACAAACGCGACTAATTTCATCTAGGACGCCTTTGACCGCGAGCCGGCGACGTTGGTCCGCACGGCCATCGCAACGTTCGATTTCGCGCGCTCGTCGATTTTACGGTCATTAGAAACTCTTTCCTGGACCCGTGCAATGCTCAGCCGTGCTCCAGCCTGGAGTTCGGATCTCGGCAAAAAAACCGTGGCGAGCCAGCGAGCATTCAGCCAGCAGACGCCCTTCAGCCCTGTTGCGCTCGATGGCCGGCCCGATCGCACAATCCCATCATTAAAGGTTAGCTCATGTCTTTGCACTGTTGGTCAGTCCGTTCAACCGTCAAGGCGCTGATATGGCTCATCGCGAGAATATAAATATATCTTTATACAAGCTGAAAGGGAACAGTGGCAACGAGCGTGAAAGTCATGTCGAACCTTTGCCTCCGCCGCGCAAAACTCTGCGGCCGGAAACAGATTAGGCGGCCGCGGGAGAGAAAAGGCGCCCGTGGCTGGGACGCGCCAGCTGAGCTTCTAGCCCTTGTTGGATCGGCTCAATGTGGCGAAGCCGTCGCCAAGACGGGTGACGTCACGCTATCGCTCTCTTCGGAGTCCAGATTGTGAGGAGTGACCTCGAAGATAGCCCCCGGTTGATTGTCATCGACGCGCAGATCGAACCCGTGCAGATTACAAATCGTCGCCGCCATGTTCAAGCCGAGCCCCGTGCCGGGAATATGGCGGGACGATTCGGAGCGGTAGAACCGCTTGAAAATCTCGCCTCGTTCTTCCGGCGTTACGCCGGGTCCGGTGTCGGACACGCGAATGACGGGGCGGCCTGAATTCATTTTTGCAACGACCTGAACGGCCCCCTGTTCGGGCGTGAACTTGATGGCGTTGTCGATAAGGTTTGCGACCGCCTCGGTCATAAGCTCGAAGTCGCCGAGGCAGGGCGCCGGCGCTGGCGCGTCGAGAGTGAAGGTGATCGACTTGGCTTCCGCCAGCGGCTCGTAAAGGTTGAACGCGTTGGCGCAAACCTCGGCGAGATCGATCCGCCTGAATTCGCCACGCCGGCGTCCAAGCTCGATCTCGGAAATTCGCTGGAGCGCCGTTACCGTGGTGAGCGCATGGTCGAGTTCCGTCAACGCTCGCTGCGCGGCCGAGCGCAGACCCTGTTCCGATGGGGCGGCGAGACCGCGTTCGAGACTGATGCGCATGACCGCGAGCGGCGTGCGCAGATCGTGGGCGATATTGTCGCCGACGCTTTTGATCTGATCGAGGAGGCGGACCATCTCGTCGAGCATGAGATTGACGGCGCTTGCGATATGATCGATGTCATCCGGCCTTGCGCGGATCGGCAGCCGCTCGTGGAGATCTCCCCGCATGATCCGCACGATCGTCTGGTTGATGGTCTTGAGACGCCGGGCTCCGCGCAGACTGAAGATTAGCCCGACGATGAGCGCCAGCGCGACAGCCGGCGCGATGCCGATAGTCAGAGCCGCGAAGACGAGCTGCCGCAAGGCGTAAACTTCATAAAGACTGCGACCGAGAAGCACGACGCCGCCGCTCGGGCGGCGCCTTGCGACCATCATGGCCGGTTCAGTTCCGGAATCAATTCGCTTGAGCGGCAGCACTTCGACGGTATGCGGGAGGCCGTCAATGGCGAGCGAGCCCGGCAGCGCCGCGATATTGCCATAGACCGGCTTTCCATCCTTATTGAAAAGACCGACGTAGTCGAGCCTGCGCAGATCGCTCGCGAGCCGTCTCTCTAGCTGGCGTCTGAGCTGGTCCTCTGGTTCGTTGACGGCTCTTAAGACCTCCTCCGACAATCTCGCCTCGACGCGCCGGACGTCAAAAGTCGCGACCTGCCAATAGATAAACACGAACACGACGGAGGTGGAGGCTGTGACCGCGAGCGCGAAAAGGACAGCCAGCCGAAACGTGGCGGTCTTGAAAAGATCAAATATCCACATGAGCGCCGCCGCCGCCTCGACGACCGTTTCGGATAGGTAACGGCCCTACCACAGCGCCCGCCTCGGGACGCGGCTGGCCGACGCGAACGTCGACGAGATGGGTCCACTTAGCCCTGATCCCTTCGTATCGCAACGCCCCGATCGTCGGGCGGGCGCTCGCAAGCGCCCGGCCGACGATTGGAAGGCTTGGATCGACCGAACGCGCGAACCCGAAGGACGCGGCCTGCGGCGTGAAAGATGCCACGCTTTGGCCGCGTCTGTCCAATCTGCCGCCGACGTCCGAGCCCATGTCGGGCTCATTTTCGACAAGCGTTACGGGCTTCTGTCCGCGCGCTGATCTGATCTCCAGCAACCTTTCCCGCAACCTTTCAGCCAAATCGGCGATCGACGATCGCCGTCAGACTAGAAAGGATAATAGCGAAGGCTGAACAAGCCCATATTTTCCTGAGCTTTCGCTCCGCCGCCAATGCCCTGGAAGGAATACTTCTGGGTGAAGGAATATTGGAAGCCGGCGCGCAGCTGGCCGAACGAACCCTTGTAGATCTTATCCCATACTCCGCCGGTAATCTGGCGAATCAAGTGGATATTGCCGTTACAGATTGTGGAGCCCGGGATTGAGCATCCGGCGTTCGAGAACTGGGGGTTGCCGAGGCCGAAGGCGTTGACGGCGCCTCCGGTCACGATGTCCGAGTAACTCGCATTCTGATATTCTTCGCCAGCGTAGGCGTAGAGGTCGAGATCAGGCGTCGCGTGCCAGGTCAGCCCGGTTAGAAGCATGGTCTCCTGAAGCGGCGAGATCGTGCCATTCCAGTTGAAAGCGACATCGGGGAGCTGCGCGGAGCCGTAACGTCCGATGCCGCGTCCGGTCATGCCGGAGAATTGCACCTCAAGTTGTTTCGGAAGCAGAGAAACAAGGACAGAGCCGCCGAAGCCGCCGCCAGCGACGTCGTGATTGCTGTTGTTCACCTGGCTGTAGAAGTCGCGGAAGAGACCGAAGGCTTCCATGTGAACATTGTGGCCATCAAAGGTCGGATCCCAGGCGACCTTGCCGACGATGTCAGGCATGTGGTTGAGAGAGACGGCGTTCAGCGAGTTGAACAAGGACCCGCCCGGAGGAGCCTGGTTGAAGACGAGCGTGCTTGGAAGCGTCGCCGCGGTCGTGCCCACCGTCGTGTAGCCGCCAAATGTCGTCTGCGGGTTTTCGATCGACAGGGCCGCCCAGAAAGTCTTGTCGAAATCCTTGACGACGCGGATCTCAGGAGTCCGGGTCCAGACAAAGCCCGGCACGTACTGTGCGTCGATCGAGAGCGGAATATTCTCCTGGCGGGGAACGATGCCCTTCGTGCTCATCGTGACGAGCGACCAGGTTTGACCGGCGAGAAGATGCGCGCCGAAATCATCCTGGTCTACGGTCGCGTAAAGATGCCGGATGCGGGGGTTGAACGAGTTGCTCTCGTTCGAATTGGCGGTCTGGGCGGCGCCGAGGAAGTCGAGCTCCATATAGCCGGCAAGATGCGTCGTCGGATTGACGTCCCCCTGGGCCAGAAGCGAGGCGCGGCTCTGGCGCGCGCTCATACGGAATTCGTTGGCGTAGCCCGTGCGGACGTTTCCGTAAGGAATGTTTTGATATGGCGTGCCGATGTCGGCGCCGATGAAGCGGTCGCGGAAAACACCTTCGAGTGCGAGGAAGCCGCCGGGCGTGATGCTGACGCCGTTGATGTAGAGGCTCGGCGCCCCCGCTACCGGCAGGCCGCGGATAGAGGATTCGACGGCCGTGAGGCCGGTCGGGGCGACGCCGCCGAGGGAACCGAGAGCAACGCCGCTCGGCATTGATCCTGCGGCCGCCGGGGGCGCCCGGCGCGCCACATCGTGGATCTGGACCTGCGTTTCCTTTTGCTTGCGCGCCTGATCATTGACCTTGGATTCCAAGCGCTTCAGCTGCGCTCTCAGAGCGCGAATTTCGTCGGCCGTGTCATCGGCGCGCGCAGCGCTCTGGTAGCTCACAAGAGCGCCCAGTGTCATAGCCACAAGGGCTGGCTTGCTTCGGTATCGTTTCATGAATTTCGCGCCTTTCCCCAACAAGTGCAAACATCACGCCCCCCTAGAGCGCGAAGTCTGCGTATTGTTGTCTGTATTAGCAGCAAAAAAAGCTGTCAAAGAGAATCGCCTCGTTACAACTTACAAGGCTAAATTGAGTTGTATAGAAGCAACACTTCGCGTGAGTTTGTGAAGATTTTGCGACAGTTATATTGTATTTCGACATCCTACGCGCCCGTGCGCACGCATCCACAGGCGCTTCCGGCGCCGGGAGCGTCCGCCTGATCGGAGCGCCGTGGAACCAACCCTAAAATTTGATCGCTGTGTGCAGCCCGAACACCGCCGCGTCGCGGATGCGGCCCACAGCGGGGTTTATTGGGTCAATCGCGCCATAACGGGGATGGAAAATATACTGAAAATCTGGCTGGATCAGCCATCCAGGAAGGATCGGAGCCTGATAGCTGACTTCGAGCGCCATCTCATAGTTGCGAATGGGTAGAGCCGCCCCGGCAAAGTAAGCGCTCTGCGCATCGAGAGCGCTGACCGCGGGCGAAACGGGTGAATAGGCAGCCGCCACCCCGAACATGTCATCCGGCCGCTTGTCCCAGAGGCCCATGAAATTGATCGCCCCGTGGGCA
It contains:
- a CDS encoding sensor histidine kinase: MWIFDLFKTATFRLAVLFALAVTASTSVVFVFIYWQVATFDVRRVEARLSEEVLRAVNEPEDQLRRQLERRLASDLRRLDYVGLFNKDGKPVYGNIAALPGSLAIDGLPHTVEVLPLKRIDSGTEPAMMVARRRPSGGVVLLGRSLYEVYALRQLVFAALTIGIAPAVALALIVGLIFSLRGARRLKTINQTIVRIMRGDLHERLPIRARPDDIDHIASAVNLMLDEMVRLLDQIKSVGDNIAHDLRTPLAVMRISLERGLAAPSEQGLRSAAQRALTELDHALTTVTALQRISEIELGRRRGEFRRIDLAEVCANAFNLYEPLAEAKSITFTLDAPAPAPCLGDFELMTEAVANLIDNAIKFTPEQGAVQVVAKMNSGRPVIRVSDTGPGVTPEERGEIFKRFYRSESSRHIPGTGLGLNMAATICNLHGFDLRVDDNQPGAIFEVTPHNLDSEESDSVTSPVLATASPH